Part of the Spinacia oleracea cultivar Varoflay chromosome 5, BTI_SOV_V1, whole genome shotgun sequence genome, aaaacccatatatccagatcatgtccaaatttgaATCGATCTATTTCGATCAAAATCGATCTGTCCAAATCATGTCAAAATCAGAAATTTTATGTACAGaccatgtccatatcagaaccgaTCTGTCCAGATCATATACAGATAATAACCAAATTTGTACATATCATCTCCAATTCAGAaccgatctgtacatatcatacCCAAATCAGAACTGATgtgtccagatcataaccgatctatctagatcatgtccaaGTTTATGTAATATatggaatagttaaatcatgagcaaagtcgaataaataataacaatattataaatttgtgtaacatttattttatacgtaagtcgtttaatattaataaatgtagatttttgtttaaacttaattctggaaaatcaaattaggttagatCGGATCAGACCAGACTAGATCAGACCaaattagatcagatcagattaaaaaaaaaaatgttcatatcagattagatcagaaaaaataaattcagatcaaATCAGACAAGATCAGTCCATATCatttatttatagtgtttgaataataaatgctcataggtcatttattgtgattgggccttgggcctttgtTGGTGGCTGACCAGCCACGTGGAATAAAAAGGGGATAGATATTGTTGTATTTGAGCCATTGAGCTTTGAACTTAGTGGCTCAATTGGTGTCCAATTGGATGCCCAAACATATTTTTTAATCCGTGCAATTATACGGGTATTATACTAGGATGAGTTTCATTTTCCAAACTCCATCGCATTATTTTGTTCCATTGACCTAGTATTTCAAATAGTCATATACGTGAAGTGGGGCCTTGGAGCCGCAAAGAGAGAGATGACTTGGAAAAACTAGCAATTCAAAGTCAGCCAAATGTCCCGTTTACTTTGTTATTGACCTCAATACTACAAACTCGTTTATCAACTTAGGGCCCCAATTTTATCAATTTGTTTTCTAACAAATGTTTTGAACTCCAATTTTCCTTTCTTCCGATTCAATATTGGTGAACGTTTGCTAGTGGTCCAAGttcatcatatatttatattttgaaaGTGAGACCAGGGCAAAGGAGATTGTCATTATAGATTTTAGGTGATCGTAACGTTTTGTtaaaaataatatgtaatctgAGTAATATTGCACTACTGCTAATAAAATCAAGTCTTATAAATTCATAAACAATAAAGTAGTGGACATAGTCAAGTGACTCGTTTTCATATGAACATGATCAAGTGACTCGTTTAACTTGGTGTTGGGAGTACAACATACGAAAGTAATTAGGATTTACTAGATTTGCCCATCAAGTTATCATAGACATTATAAATATACTACATCACCATATACTACATTCAAATTATCAATTACTAGTGTTTTCGTCCGGACGATATTCAAGGTATTACTTCTTGTAAATGAAATCTATTTTTGAATTACTTTTACCAAAtagttttctttattttattaataatagTTTTGAAAAGATAACATATAATATTATATATAGCGTCTcctcataaataaataaaaagattaTATATAGCTTATTGGATATGATAAATATGTAGATATATTATTCGAGTGTTGAAATTTGATGAGTATAATTTCTCAAGAACAAAGAATGATTCATTTTATTATAGAGGCTTGTCAAATTTAGCTCAACATTTCATATAATATAGGCcatatatatacttcgtattttagAAAAGAATATTGAcctaaattataaaattttgacttGCCGATGAATATAATTTTGGTTGGAGTATCTTTACTATTTGTATTTAGTATATAGATTTCTAGTACGCTCACAAACCACACGTATTTTGGTGTTGTTAAATACCTCTTAATGTTATATATTGGAGAAAGATGAGAGAAAATACCAATTTATATAAGCTTGATCTAAGGAGTTAATATTCACTATTGTCAATTGGTTTTAGTGTGTAACCTTTGTTGGGATTAGAAGTAGACCGTGCTCTCATCATCCTTTGTATTTTCTAAACCAGGCCATTTCATACTCTCTAAAAATTTAACAATATCAAGATCCTTACATGTCTActcttgtggctcattcgtaCAGAAAAGCCCTTCTTATTTTCGATTCATACGCGTAACAAAATTTACGCATAATGATTTTTGGATCTAAGAAAACGTTACTTTATCTAAGAAAATTGACAAAAGTAGTTGTTCACATGTTTGACATGTATGTATAGTTAGATGAAGATTAGGATAATTAAACACTCGGCGATTAATAATGTTTGAGATTAATAATAAGGCAATTATTTGAGATGCACGATGATCACGTACAATCGGCGGGAGATGAACGTGTGAAAAGGGAAacgataaatccaaggaagaatttcacttcttccaaggaaatcaactttaaaaaaatttggatttccttggaagaagtaaaattttccttggatttatcatttcccgTGTGAGAACTTTGTACCTACTTTTAACGTTCGATGAATGCCAAATTTGACTTCACCAATTTTTAATTCCTTTCTTATTAAGTTATTAACAAATAATTTGTTGGTTCAAAATTAGTTCGTattacttaattaatttttgaaaaagtcTTAAGAGAGTATGACGATTAAGATAAGGGAATCCATTTTCGCAAGAAAGATAGGAATCAAGTGGCTTATATAGTTTTGATCATACGCAACTAGAGCAATGAATTTAGTCAATTCACCAAAGCCCACATTATGAATTAAACTATGGGAAATTTTGATTGAGATGTCTTGAGTGTTGAGGTTATAATCCGTATTTTATTAATCCTCCTATCTTACATCATGGTGCGTCTTGATGCATGTAGCTAGCTTTAGGTGTACCCAGGTGCTAGATAGAAgttcatcaattttttttgtctcatctttttttttattgagaTTGTTATTTTAGGCGACTTTTCCTAGTTACTAACATATTCCATAATCACACCAAAAtattaccattttatgttgatcTTACATAGGCTTGATTCACATGTTATCTTATTAACCCCTTAATAATTCCCTCAACTAAAATTCTTACAACCGATAATAAATACACATTAACTTTATATATTGAGATAAAATAGTGTACTCTAAACTCTAATCCTTGACGAAAATATTTATCAAACAAGATTAAAATTTATAGATTTGTTAAAACTAATAGCAATAGAAAACATTAGTTTTTGGTAGTTAATATATTGGTCGTACCAAAAGTACACAATCAATTAGCTAACAAGATCCTCGTCACGCACAAGTGACGAAacaaacaaaaggaaaacaaaagaaaataaagttctatgcacCAAAAAGAAGTTCATAACAACTAAACAAAAAACACTTTGTAAAAAGTCTCAAAATCCCACTATGATTTCCCATCACACTCTCAACAAAAAGGGCTTTAATTTTCTAGTTTATCTTCTAAATACGCATATCGTTCTCATAAACATATAATAATGATTTCGTTTCCCTCTAATCAACATATATATTACGTATATTTTATAAAGcctaactaaaattaaaatttacgaGAATGATATGATATAAACTTCGAATCCATAAAAAAAAGAGGTAAAAACTTAAAGTACGTCCATGGTCCCCACAAACAATCCAAAACAAAACTCATACAATTACCAATTATAGAAACATGATGGTGGTGATTAACACCTAATAACTCTCCGCCGCCGTCGGATAACGGTAACCAATAAACGGACTGCCACGTGGCGACTTGACAGGTGGTTCAGACAACTTATTACCATTATTATCATAATATATAACACCTGAGAAATCTAGAGGCTCACACTTATCACCCATCAAGATAGACCGTCGCCATACACCGCCTTCACCGAAGCTTTGCTCACCGAAGTCTCCGTCCCTgccaccgccaccgccaccgccaccgccgCTTCTCCTGCCGAGTATTCTCTTATTACTCGGCTTCACGGCTTTTCGAACGAGCTTTTTCGAAGCTCGGCGGGTGTACTTGGCACATAAGTAGGCTAGAGCCGTTACGGATTCTAGTAAGTTGAGAGCTACTAGCTTTGATGAATCAAATATTTGCTTTGGCTTATTTGGATGACCCATAATTATTTTATTGGTGTTTTTTTTATGAAGGAAAAAAGAGAGTTGATTTTTAGAGGGAAGGGGATATAATGGCGTTTTGTAAATGATTTGTGTGCGTATATATAGAGGAGGGGTGGATGTTTGGGGGGAATGATGTGTGGGGTGACGGGTGACCGGTATTTTGTAAGTTAGTTTTAGGTTTGGTTGACCACCTTTTAGTTTCCTCCTTtctgtttcatttttttctaaACACTAGTGACAAGCACGTGCCATGCAACGTGTTGGACCATCTACGCTAGGGGTGTAAATTGGATGGTTGGATATTTGAGTCCGAGTTCGATCCAAAATTTTTTTGAGTCCAATCCAATCCAATCCATAAGAAAATTATTGAGTCCGAATCCAGTCCAATCCGATctgatatatatttttttaaaataaaattaatttaaaattaaattttaaaagaaGTTAACTCAAATGGTTCGAGCATAAGGCAAATAATAATGTTAGCGGGTAACTTTTTTGACACATAAAATAAAGTATACGAGAATTAAATATTGGGTATGAAATGTTTTAACACATGTAACTACAAGTTAGTCTTCCATAAAGGGAAAATAAATAGCCATTAAGCAATAAATATAATTGCAAATGACATATGTCTTACACATCTAAATAATTAGCCAAAAAGGTTCTAGttcttaaaaaaaacaaaattgtaaaatatattaaatcttAATAATCAACCATTACAGTTTACGGCCgacaaaagaaatcaaaagagAGAGAGGATGATAGAATATTATTGGGTTATGGGGTTTATATGAAGTGTAATATTTGGTTGTTTTTTGTtgcacatactccctccgtcccaaaattatagtcatgtttttCAAATCGGGCGTCCCAAAATGATAGTCTtatttctaattttggctattaAGGTCCCCACTCTCTcgtgtactatattaattaaaaatgcattgaaaaccccacccatgtactatattcctcttttccatgtactatattctatttttcttaaaaccgTATTTTTGGTCAAATGAGACTATAAAtatgagacggagggagtagtaaataaAGGCCCAAAAATCACATATTTcacaatattttttaaattacaTATGTATAtctataaataaaattttaaaactttggaCTTAATTGGATTTTTGGACTCCAAAATGCTGAGTCTAAATCCAGTACAAAAATAATTGGACTTGATAATTTGAGTCCGAATCCGATCCAAAAAGTTTCAAGTCCGATCCAGTCCGACAAATTTGGACTGGactgaattggactttggacttTTCTCAATCCACTTACACCCCTAATCTACGCTATGACCCACTATCACATGAAACAATTAATCTCATAAACCCTCACCCCACACTCATCCAAAATTTAATGATTCCCATTTATTTTACTAGATTAAAATATTTTCCCACTCCacttactttattattttatttcatttaactATTCTTACTTAATACCCGTGCTCGGTCAAATGTATCTCCTATTTAATTACGGAGGGAATACTCTTCATATTTATTAAGTTGTTTTCTataacgtcgtttacatgcgaaattcactatattGCAATTAGACAACATGCTTGTATGGAATTTCTAAATTTGTCACTGCATGCATATTAGCATATGTCTAAATAGCAAGATTATAAGTTATTTAAATTTTCTAATTAGGCAACATGCTTGAAGTAATGCCGACCTCAAATTATCTTAAGAACTCCCTACATTATATTGatacttaattaattacaatgtcATGAACTTTTTTGGATGAACTCTTATCTAATACAGAGTATACTACTACGATATCTCATAATCATATCTATCATTCCTCGTTCGTCTTTTTTTATGAGTCACAATTACTATATCAGGTCGATACTTTTTTATGAGTCACAATTCTATCTTTGGTAACTTTTACACTCATTCtccaattatttattatttttactttcctatGACCCCACTTATatcataaataattttatttttgttaacttTTACACCCCacttaattttttatatttctttattGTCAACTACCTCACTTATGCCGATCAATAAgtaactcaaaaaaaaaatacagatGGAGTATAAAAAATAAGGCAAACTGTTGTAACTCTTTCGACTTTTGATATAGGTAATGATATAAATCTGTAATAAATTGTAAAGAGGAGGGGTATAATTGAAAGGAAAAATTACGACAAAACATATTGCCTTAATCGGCTTTTTTATATAGTTAAGAAATTTATCAATCGATcatctattacattatattaAAATGTGAATGGGTGTTATTTCTTGATGTAAAAAATTTtgctaatattttttttctaaaaatataTCTACTTTTTTTTTCCTATCCTTTTTTTGTAAATTGTTTAAGTGTGGAAATAGAATATAAAATATTACAACTTATAGATACCACGGAATAATAATttgtttaaaataattttggtaatattttagtcaaataggTATATCAAAtggaaaatttaatattttggtcaagttagcatgttaagcatatacggagtataaaatatgtaatacgtAGTAGGACATAAGTTGCATATTGAATAATGAAATGAGTattgtaaacacaaatttaaaGTCTGCAAAATAAGAGAATCAAAGTATGTGAAtaaactattttttttcttctatatTTTGGGTACAATTTCTAATGATTTGATCCTCTGATTCGATATATCTCCACTTTGAATTTGACTTAGCTCACAGACTTGTTTGATTTGGTTCACGGACTTGTTTGATTTATACTTGAATGAGGGCCTTCGCGCTTGATCTCGTCCAAGGATATGATGTTGATGTAGAATAGAACGACACGTTAGTTTTGTatgcttgttgttcttcttctacATCAAGGATTTGATGTTGTTCACGAACCAATTTGATCTTCTTGAATAAGGGCCTCCGAGCTGGATTGATCCTCTTGAATGTTGTTGATCTTCTAGAATGGAACTCCACGTCAATTCAGATGCTTGATGCATGTTCTTCTTGTAGGAAGAGAGTTGTGATATGGAGCTGTGAGTATTTCAGAATTTTGGGTTTTGtcgtcctcctcctcctcctcctcctcctcctcctttccAATGAAGTAAATAACTCTATTTAAAGAGTGGGTGAGCCTCTTAGGATTTTGTACACTGGGCCTTTTCTTCGGACTTGATAGTCATGATCTTTATAACAGTTTTGACACATTTTGTTGGGTTTTAACCATTAAAAATATCTgggaataataaaataataaaaatgggCTAATTTAATTTGTTCACCCAAATAAATCAATTTTCATTGACCATCAAATAATTACCGAGTCaatattttgacttttgaccCGATTGACATCCAATGTGAGACATTAACAAATTTTTCGTGCCTACAAGTTTGTAACTGATTTATTTATTATGCATTTTCATTATAAGGAGAAATATATCACTTAAACATTTTATACAAAAAacatcaaataataattttagatatccgtgcgtgcacgagaTCTAATCTAGTTGGTAACATGCTGAGTTATATATACTTTTTAAAAACGGGCGTATTTAATATGAGTTatgtttatatttttaatatgaGTTATGTATACTTTCTAAAAATGGTCGTATTTAATATGAGTTACACTTGTATTCTTATTGCTCCGCGTGAAAAACCCCTCTAATTCTTGTAGATTATTCTGCTGCTATATATTGGAAGAAAGTTGTATTGCCTACTTGAGAAAAATTGAGAATAGTATAGTATCATCATTGGCTTAATCTTCATATCTATaccactattttttttttttaaattgtacTAATGGTTGGATTATTGCACATAATGACTAATAGTGGTAAGTGACCTGTTTTTGCTACACACGAATACGAGAGTAACAGTGGCAAAGTCAGTATTTTTGAATCGGGGTGTTGAGGTGTTGACATTTTTAAATTGGAATATCGACATGTTAATAAAACAGTTATTTAGTTtgtattaatatattttttctaaTAAATATGGAATATACTTTTTTATACATAAAATTGGGTGGTCAACTTTCCACCCTTAACATTACCTATCTCCGCCATTTTACGAGTACCATTTAATCCATATCATAATGCTATTTGTCACCTCCATGTGTGATAACATCAAAAGATATAATACTAACTAGTAAGTTTTGAAGTtgatcctaaacatattttaggttaattatattttttgtgTCTCGTCGTTAAAGTGTGATGGCCAATTTGTAGCCTTGAATTCCATCCTTTCCCACTTCCATCATGGACGGTCATAAGTTGGATTCCAAAATGCACAATATGCAAGCTTAGGAGTTGCCGCACCACCAAAATAACATAAAGTATTTATTAGATTAATTATAAACCTACTCTCCGCAATCCTTTTATTGGGCATACATCCCAAGTCTCACCTCCTTTTGTTGGGTATACATGCTCCAGTTTATAGAAGTTAACCAACTTATATTAGTATGAAGTATTTTGAGAAGGAGACCAAAAAAAAGAAGTTCGTGTGGATTTAGTTGAAAGCGGATAATATTATACTAATGGTGGAGTTGTAGGTGAATTTATAGGCCCAACatttattacattatactaaaatagaCATCGAAAATGACACATGTTATTTCCTGttgtaaaattttcccgccaaaaaactCATTCCTAAAAAACATTTcttctttatttattattttattttctatcaCTTTGTATAAAATGCGTTGTAATGTTGTAGGGAAAAAAATATTATGAGATTATAGATTGTATAAACGATttgggtaatattttagtcaagtCGGCGTATCAATTATAgtatttactcaatattttggtcaaattaacatattaagcatatcaaatatATATTGTGGTAAAATTGTGATATTCAACATGTAAAATatcaattaagtaatatgtagTAGGAAAAAAAGGTTCATATTAGACGATTAAATGGATACGTTTAAGATTTACTCCGTATTAGATACACATGCATTAGCTTTTAGTGATAATATATTTCAGTTcaatattttacaaaaagatgGTCAATAACAATTTTCgaatatccgtgcgtgcacgggacctgATCTAGTATGATATATATTAGAGTCAATGGTTCGGCTGGGAGAATGTGCATACAATGGTGGACCCCGTGGTCGGCTTGTTGGAGAACACATTTTCAGAGAGGTGTAGCTCTAGGGCGTTGGTGCAAGTCTTTGGTGGTATTCTGTACGGTTCTCGAAGATGGGTGACTCAGTTAATGCAGGGACATGCTAATGAGGAAACCAGAAAAAATGGTGCCTACACAATTTCCCTTTCCTTCACTTCCACTCACCACatcaatcaatacctagtatttatcaatacctagtatttaaaaaacataaCCATCTCCATCTTAATGACACATAAGCAACATCATTTCGAAGACATGTGGCGGACACGTAAGCAACAATATTTTGAAGACACGTGGCCTTCAATCCTCCCTTTCGGGTTCTATAACCGGCCTCCAAATTTaattcaatgaattaatttcttcaatTCCTAATCTTCTCCTCTTCTCCCTGCACCTTTCCTTCCAATGTAACTGAAATGAGTTTGTCATTTAACTCATAACATCCCTTACAAATTCAACATCCCTAATAAGAATATAAGTACCTCACTTTTAGATACTCATTTGGATTGCATTTCTCATCCCAAACTATCAAGGCACAATTGAACATTGTCGACTGTCTCAAGATCTCTGGTGACTTTCTATCTCTTTCAATCTATTTTAAGTTGAATTCcatttatatgtatatatgagTAGTTGATAGTTGATATTTAACTGTTGGTTCTTAATTATTATTGAAATCAATGTGCAGAATTCAACAATAAGATATTCTATCAAAGGATTGGATTATAAGGTGAAAAGGGACCATGTTAAACAAGGGGGTGATGAGAgactattttaaatttttggaaaATAGTTTCAGTTATGAGAGACTATTTTCTACAATTTTAGACAACAAAATTATTGATCCATCTTAGATGAAACCATTCTTTTGCGGGCTTAAATTGGCATTCTCTTTGTGAAAATATGCATGCGTAGGTAGATTGccgttattttttcttttaagcATTATAATAGCAGTTTGTGCAATTGTGCTTAATGTAACTTATCATTTGTTTGAAAAATTATAGTATCTCCTCAAAGAaatagtttcaagtttcaaatgaGTAAAATCCCGTGCGAAGAACGAGCCCAAAAGCTAGTTTAATTAACGAGGAAACCAAAAATTTTATTACCTAATTAAAAACTAAAGAAATCAAAATTCTCTTTGTTTATGCCTAAATTCCCGGCATGATATCAAATGTAAAGATTAAGAGGAACGAAAATCTCTTATTAGGCATGACTCTTGTCAAACATGCTTATCATAGGGTCAAAATAATAGCTCATAgttctgaaaattaaaatagttatGATATTAAAAATCATATGTACAGATTCGTATtcaattttataaaaaattataactgtaagagtaactataacaataaaaaaaataagttatcATAAAACCATAAAATATTACTATGAATTTAAAATAGTAATTATAACGGAGAAAATATGCTTATAATAATGAAAGAAGaactttaccaaaaaaaaaattattgaaaaaaAGAAGTAACTATAACACAAAAATAACTATAATAATAAAAGAGTAATTATAAAATAATTCTTATTTTTCTAGTTTGTTTCCACTTCAATACACACACTACGCTCGCACTTGAGTCAAAATGCTAATATATTCATAGAAACTATTATAGAATagtgcaattattaaaaaatggaggaagtatatgtttgtgcgaataaataagtaaataaataaacaatacccCCTTACTAATATCTAAAGTAAATTTGTGATCGAGatcaattttttatagtttGTAAATTAATTTTGTATTGAAGTCCattcatgaattaatttaattcactAATTACGAGGTTGAAATGGGATAGTGAGCAACGACTAATGTAGAAGAAAAATGTCAAAATAATTCATCTTCTAACTATAATGTTACAAATAACTAATGTCGTAAAAGAAATTATAATAAATTGTCTATTATCAAACAAATAAACCAAACCCGTAAGAAATACGACGTCGATGTATAGATCTATCGTCTACCTGCCATAAAACTAGTAGTAGTGTCATTTCGAACCTTTGTCATCTCGTTAGTACTCAAATAACGAGCCTCTTGCAAGGAATTATAATCAGCATCCACATTTACTTTGGGAGGATTAAAGTTTGGATCTCTATCTATGATCACAAATGTTGGGTCAGGAATTTTGCTTCTTCTAATGTAATTATGGAATCATATGAAGCACAAATTATTCAGTTTTGATCTTGTGGCGCATATATTGGTAGTTCTTTTTAGTATCTTTCAACGTGCCTCTAAAATTTCAAATGCCCTTTTAATACAACTCCTCAAAGATGAATGAGCACGATTTAAAGTTTCTAGATCTCTTCTTAGATATGCACACGAAATCCTGATTGGTGATACCTTATAATTATATCTTATGGTAAGGGGTCAAATATCCATCTCTTGGGATATCCTTTTTCATATTTCCTTAAACACAATACCAATTATTGTTAGTTAAACCACAAAAGATAATACATAATGATTAaatttacggttttttcatgaaatgcccctgaggtttgcaataatgcaccaaataccctcgcgtcttttgaatcacataatatatcCCTATTTCTTCGTATTGTTCATGAAATGCACTTGCAGTTAACGggcgttagtcctccgttagttATAGTTTACCATTTTGCCCTTAATGCATGTTCTTTAgcataaattccaaaaaaaaaatcccaacttcttctctttctctctcctctcccctgttcttcatcCTTCTCTCTAGTCGCCGGCGGAGGCCGATCTCCGATATCTGGTCGCCGGTGAGCCTAACTGTTCGACTGAgattcttggttcgttgtttgGACCGTTCTTGCAATTTCTTCTGCTAGGTTTGATTTCTTCAAATTAATTCTTAGTTCTTTTGATTTCTAGGCTTTTCTGCTGGGTTTGATTTCGTTGACTGAGATGAATGTTGGTGAATTTCTGATAAGGAATAAATAAGCCAACTTCTTAGGAGTTTGACTTTAGGCGCCAACTTGGTTGTTACAAGTTGTTGTAACTAATTCTGCTGATGTGGCAGTTAGTTATAGTTAGTTATAGTTAGTTGTAGCTGATTTCTAAATGTCAGCAATTGTATAAATAGATCATCATGCTTATTATAATAATCATACAATTACATAATGAAAATTCCTTCTTCTCCTAATT contains:
- the LOC110789500 gene encoding uncharacterized protein, whose translation is MGHPNKPKQIFDSSKLVALNLLESVTALAYLCAKYTRRASKKLVRKAVKPSNKRILGRRSGGGGGGGGGRDGDFGEQSFGEGGVWRRSILMGDKCEPLDFSGVIYYDNNGNKLSEPPVKSPRGSPFIGYRYPTAAESY